The following proteins are encoded in a genomic region of Leucoraja erinacea ecotype New England chromosome 21, Leri_hhj_1, whole genome shotgun sequence:
- the LOC129707569 gene encoding beta-1,3-galactosyltransferase 5-like has translation MMLPTPRGSERACTTMPFLLLPDCRCERDPPFLVFLVTSRPAEAAERVAIRRTWGAERWSHQGRVATFFLLGQGGELGARLRLEARAHQDIIQGDFADTYYNLTLKVMMGMEWARRHCQTARFFMKTDSDVFVNTPHLLQLLSSKPSQRFFSGQVMQHIQPIQDKSSKWYISPQEFASPVFPNYCSGTGYVFSADLTSLICQVANSVPFLKLEDAFVGLCLARLGVPPVPMSPRRLFFTLKIPFSVCRYHRMVTAHHVSPAEMLHYWSALRATAADQCSPPAGPVRGAHVGIQAEE, from the coding sequence ATGATGCTGCCCACGCCCAGAGGCAGCGAGAGGGCTTGTACCACCATGCCCTTCCTGCTTCTGCCCGACTGCCGCTGCGAGAGGGACCCTCCGTTCCTGGTGTTCCTGGTGACGAGCCGGCCGGCAGAAGCGGCAGAGCGGGTGGCCATCCGCCGGACCTGGGGGGCAGAGCGCTGGAGCCACCAGGGCCGGGTCGCCACTTTCTTCCTGCTGGGGCAGGGCGGCGAGTTGGGGGCGCGGCTGCGGCTGGAGGCAAGGGCACATCAGGACATCATCCAGGGCGACTTCGCCGACACTTACTACAACCTGACCCTGAAGGTGATGATGGGGATGGAGTGGGCGCGGCGCCACTGCCAGACGGCGCGCTTCTTCATGAAGACGGACTCGGACGTGTTTGTCAACACACCCCACTTGCTGCAGCTGCTGAGCTCCAAACCCAGCCAGCGTTTCTTCAGCGGCCAGGTAATGCAACACATCCAGCCCATCCAGGACAAGAGCAGTAAGTGGTACATCAGCCCGCAGGAGTTCGCCTCCCCAGTCTTCCCCAACTACTGCTCCGGCACCGGCTACGTCTTCTCCGCGGACCTGACCAGCCTGATCTGCCAGGTGGCCAACTCCGTGCCCTTCCTCAAGCTGGAGGATGCCTTCGTGGGTCTCTGCCTGGCCAGGCTGGGGGTCCCGCCAGTGCCCATGTCGCCACGCCGCCTCTTCTTCACCCTCAAGATCCCCTTCTCCGTGTGTCGCTACCACCGCATGGTCACCGCTCACCACGTCAGCCCCGCGGAGATGCTGCACTACTGGAGCGCTCTGCGGGCAACAGCGGCAGACCAGTGCTCGCCTCCAGCTGGCCCGGTCAGAGGGGCACATGTTGGGATCCAGGCTGAGGAGTGA